From the Lathyrus oleraceus cultivar Zhongwan6 chromosome 4, CAAS_Psat_ZW6_1.0, whole genome shotgun sequence genome, one window contains:
- the LOC127135540 gene encoding U11/U12 small nuclear ribonucleoprotein 31 kDa protein, with product MSSKKKHKRKHSDSDEDDDVFYYRYCASSSTPNTTTGTTSSNQPQSKPNNKGSSIGGTGEPLAPSKSTLYVSNLDYSLTNSDLHTLFSTFGRIARVTVLKDRHTRLSRGVAFVQFVSRNDAQRAVAEMNKKILNGRTLTASIAADNGRAPEFIRKRVYNTETALCYECGGHGHLSYECPKNQLGPRPRPQPKKPRRGFSGLRDRDGEEEGDEEEEEGGQIAAEQFDDNWASVVDDEAGERLLGRNRNDDEGLDNNKTKKKGKKAGYFSDESDHDDDD from the coding sequence ATGTCAAGCAAGAAGAAACACAAACGAAAACACAGCGACAGCGATGAAGACGACGACGTTTTCTACTACCGCTACTGCGCTTCGTCCTCAACCCCCAACACCACCACCGGCACCACATCCAGTAATCAACCCCAATCAAAACCGAACAACAAAGGATCATCAATAGGAGGAACAGGTGAACCCTTAGCACCATCAAAATCGACGCTATACGTTTCTAATCTAGATTACTCCCTAACAAACTCCGATCTCCATACGCTCTTCTCTACTTTCGGCCGCATCGCGCGTGTAACCGTTCTCAAAGACCGTCACACGCGCCTAAGCCGCGGTGTCGCGTTTGTCCAATTCGTTTCTCGTAATGACGCCCAACGCGCCGTGGCGGAGATGAATAAGAAGATTCTCAATGGAAGGACTCTAACTGCTTCTATTGCTGCTGATAATGGACGTGCTCCGGAGTTTATTCGGAAGCGCGTGTACAATACTGAGACTGCTTTGTGTTATGAGTGTGGGGGGCATGGTCATTTGTCGTATGAGTGTCCTAAGAATCAGTTGGGGCCGAGGCCGCGGCCTCAGCCTAAGAAGCCGCGACGGGGATTTAGTGGGCTGAGGGATAGGGATGGGGAGGAGGAAGGTgatgaggaggaggaggagggtGGTCAGATTGCTGCGGAGCAGTTTGACGATAATTGGGCTTCTGTTGTGGATGATGAAGCGGGTGAAAGGTTGCTGGGGAGAAACAGAAATGATGATGAGGGTTTGGACAACAACAAGACgaagaagaaagggaagaaaGCTGGGTATTTCAGTGATGAGAgtgatcatgatgatgatgattga
- the LOC127137468 gene encoding U11/U12 small nuclear ribonucleoprotein 31 kDa protein: protein MSSKKKHKRKHSDNDEDDDVFYYRYCASSSTPNTTTTGTTSNYSLTNSDLHTLFSTFGRIARVTVLKDRHTRLSRGVAFVQFISRNDAQRAVAEMNKKILNGRTLTASIAADNGRAPEFIRKRVYNTETALCYECGGHGHLSYECPKNQLGPRPRPQPKKPRRGFSGLRDRDGEEEGDEEEEEGGQIAAEQFDDNWASVVDDEAGERLLGRNRNDDEGLDNNKTKKKGKKAGYFSDESDHDDDD, encoded by the exons ATGTCAAGCAAGAAGAAACACAAACGAAAACACAGCGACAACGATGAAGACGACGACGTTTTCTACTACCGCTACTGCGCTTCGTCCTCAACCCCTAACACCACCACCACCGGCACCACATCCA ATTACTCCCTAACAAACTCCGATCTCCATACGCTCTTCTCTACTTTCGGCCGCATCGCGCGTGTAACCGTTCTCAAAGACCGTCACACGCGCCTAAGCCGCGGTGTCGCGTTTGTCCAATTCATTTCTCGTAATGACGCCCAACGCGCCGTGGCAGAGATGAATAAGAAGATTCTCAATGGAAGGACTCTAACTGCTTCTATTGCTGCTGATAATGGACGTGCTCCGGAGTTTATTCGGAAGCGCGTGTACAATACTGAGACTGCTTTGTGTTATGAGTGTGGGGGGCATGGTCATTTGTCGTATGAGTGTCCTAAGAATCAGTTGGGGCCGAGGCCGCGGCCTCAGCCTAAGAAGCCGCGACGGGGATTTAGTGGGCTGAGGGATAGGGATGGGGAGGAGGAAGGTgatgaggaggaggaggagggtGGTCAGATTGCTGCGGAGCAGTTTGACGATAATTGGGCTTCTGTTGTGGATGATGAAGCGGGTGAAAGGTTGCTGGGGAGAAACAGAAATGATGATGAGGGTTTGGACAACAACAAGACgaagaagaaagggaagaaaGCTGGGTATTTCAGTGATGAGAgtgatcatgatgatgatgattga